The genomic stretch ATACAAGAATGCCGTGGCTGAACTATGTCGAAACGGGGGATATATTACCGGGGGAAGTTCTCGTTCTTTCGAGGGGGATTTTTCGGAATGGTTGCGTTTACTTGTGATGGAGTCGTACGAGAATATTAAGAAGGATTACTTGGATAACAGTAAACCCCGGGCATTGAAATACGAGATCTTGATTAAATATTTCAAAGAATATGGTTGGGATATTCAAGCAGCCGGGAATAAGTACCGGACGGAGTTCAACAAGTACAAGGCTTCGTTGCCTTCCGGAGATTAATGCGTTAGTTTTCAGTGAATGAAAAGAATAATTTTAATGTTGTTGTGTTGTTTGTCCCTCACCTTACTGCGGGCGCAAGAGGGGGTAAGATTCGAATCGCTTACTTTCAAGGAGGCCTTGGAGAAAGCGAAAAAAGAAAATCGGTGGATTTTCTTGGATGCTTACACTTCTTGGTGTGGTCCCTGTAAGTTGATGGCAGAACAAGTTTTTACGCGAGCGAAAGCGGGGGAGTTTTTTAACTCCCGCTTCGTGAACGTGAAATATGACATGGAGAAGGGGGAAGGGCCGGAACTGGCTAAAAAGCTTGGTATCGGGGCGTACCCGACATTCGTGTTGATTCGGCCGGATGGCGTGGTCCATGATAAGTTGGTTGGAGGAGCGGATGTTGATGGAATTATTCAACGGGTGGAACATTCCATGAAACAGACGGAGACCGTGGGGACATTAGCTGTCCGTTATGATCAAGGCGAGCGGGATAAGGAATTTTTGTTGAAATATTTACGGGCCTTGTCGGATGCGAGTGAGGTCCGCCGATTGAGAGAGGTTGCCGGAATTTTATCCGGGCAGTTGACGGATATTGAGAAGATTGATTCTGCGTGTTGGATTTTGTTTGATAATAATGATTTGGCTCCGTTTAACTCTGCAAACTATCGTTTTTTACTGGAACACAGGAAGCAATTTAGTCAACGGGTGGGACTGGAAAAGGTGGACCGACGTTTAGGGATGCTCTATGCGGGTGTTTTGTCATCCATTGTTTGGGGACGTGACACGAAAACGACACTTGCTGATGTACAGGAGATCGGGAAAGTGATCCGGACGTTGAAAACGGATGATAAAAAACGATTGTTGGCGTACGTGAACTTAGCCAACGCTTACAAGGAAAAGAATACCGGAGAATTATTGAAGCTCGTTAAGAAGGTATTTCCCGTTTTCTCTGATGCTGACGTGATGCTGATGGTGATGCCCGTATCGGTTTATTTCCGTACCCAAGAGAATAAAGCGGCATTGAAAGAGTTTATTCAGGTGGGGAGGGGAATTATTCCCAATTTGAAAATACAGGAAAATATAAACTACGTGACCTATTATTTTGACGAACTGGAAAAGCAGATGTAGGGTTGAATGTTGCTTTTTGGATGCACCGTGTGGTGGGTGAGTGGTCCGGGATGCCCCGGATCACTTTTTTCATGTCCGGGGGTAAGGAGTAGTCTTTTACCATTTGAGAAATAACAAGTGCTGGTACGGTATATTAAAAAAAGCTGTTTAAGTCTTGGTTACGTGGGGATATAGATAGAAACAGGGGGAACTCTTGGGATACATGGTGGTGATAAAGACGACATAAGTCATTCGTGTCTCGTCTTTATCTTGTCTTTAAGGGACTTACCGGGTATGATAACGGTTGTTTGTGGGTTGGAAATGTCCGTGTCCGGAGTGGAGGTGAATATTTAGGGAATCAACTTGTTTAAGTGCAAGTATTGTTATAATCAATAGTATAGCTTACATCTTGACGTTATGTCGTCCTTATCCTGTCGTTAAAATGGGCTTCTATAAGAACGAAGGGATAACGAAGGTGGATGGGAGGGATGATGGTAGGATATAAGCTTTGGTAGGGAGAAAGGCGAAGGTTGGATAGAGGTGAGTGTTTTCAAGGCGGTATATGAAAAATGGTGATAAGTGGTTGGTTCGTTTGAATTATTTTATATTTTTGAAGATCAATAAATGAACGTTTAATGCATTTTAAAATTGCATGGACTAGGCAAATTGTTAAATATGATAATTCTCTAGTGTCGAGATAGATGAAAGATATGAAATCATTGGCTGACAACCAATATTTCTATATTGAGAAAACTTTATTAAACGTTCGTTTATTGCTTGGTAAATTGTATATCAATTAAAACGTAAGAAGTTGGATGTGAATTTAAATGAGGATCAGTCGTATGTTTGGGGATTACGGAGGCGAGATACCCGAATTTATGAGATCGTATTTAAAAAGTACTATCAACCACTTGTCGTGTTTGTTGTGCGTCATGTTGGGGATGAGGATGTTGCGAAAGATATTGTACAAGATATTTTCTTTAAATTATTTGAAAGCAGTCGTTCTCTACCCGATAATTTCCAGCTAAAATCATGGTTTTATAAGGTTGCCCGTAATGCAGCAGTGGATTATCTTCGTCATTTGCAAGTGGAGGATAAGTATAAGTTTTTGATGGCGGAAGCCATGATCAATGTTCCTGATATGGATGAAGAGATTGATGAACAAGTGTATGATAAAGTGAATCTAGCTATAGAAAGTCTACCGGAACAATGCAGGTTGATTATTAAATTGAACGTGCTGGAAGGGAAAAAGTATCAGGAGATTGCAGAAGAATTAGGAATCACGATAAACACGATTCGTACACAGGTGTCTAGGGGGTATAAAAAATTGCGAGAAATTCTTGCAGAAGAGATGGATACCTCTATTCTGATTTATATGTTTCTGAAAAACAAATAGCTCTATTTATCTTGAAATTAAATGAACATATCAGAGAGACA from Butyricimonas virosa encodes the following:
- a CDS encoding thioredoxin family protein; this translates as MKRIILMLLCCLSLTLLRAQEGVRFESLTFKEALEKAKKENRWIFLDAYTSWCGPCKLMAEQVFTRAKAGEFFNSRFVNVKYDMEKGEGPELAKKLGIGAYPTFVLIRPDGVVHDKLVGGADVDGIIQRVEHSMKQTETVGTLAVRYDQGERDKEFLLKYLRALSDASEVRRLREVAGILSGQLTDIEKIDSACWILFDNNDLAPFNSANYRFLLEHRKQFSQRVGLEKVDRRLGMLYAGVLSSIVWGRDTKTTLADVQEIGKVIRTLKTDDKKRLLAYVNLANAYKEKNTGELLKLVKKVFPVFSDADVMLMVMPVSVYFRTQENKAALKEFIQVGRGIIPNLKIQENINYVTYYFDELEKQM
- a CDS encoding RNA polymerase sigma factor; this encodes MNLNEDQSYVWGLRRRDTRIYEIVFKKYYQPLVVFVVRHVGDEDVAKDIVQDIFFKLFESSRSLPDNFQLKSWFYKVARNAAVDYLRHLQVEDKYKFLMAEAMINVPDMDEEIDEQVYDKVNLAIESLPEQCRLIIKLNVLEGKKYQEIAEELGITINTIRTQVSRGYKKLREILAEEMDTSILIYMFLKNK